The Micromonospora krabiensis genome window below encodes:
- a CDS encoding sensor histidine kinase, producing the protein MTRWKVPRRIRQAIADRPAAARDVLLWAVVAAPLAYPRVTPPHSWRSLSLLAAVLLVVAVAVAVSRHRPLAALVLVVLGSLADGNFVFAIPVFSYLTGRRSATAGPAAVAFALIAAGGTALNLGLLGTGAATWFLLASVLLFAGVFPWLVGRHRRQQQELAEAGRRHAAALVREERGVAERIRLRERARIAQEMHDSLGHDLSLIALRAAALEVAADLDPRHRAAAGELRASVGAATERLHEIIGLLREEGGRSPTRPSDEGVDDLVEGAREAGMTVRLEMAPGATELPALAGYAAHRVVREALTNAARYAPGAPVDVRLARTGDRVEVAVVNAPPAAAPLPGPPSHGSGLLALAERVRLAGGTLDAGPRDGGGFAVRARLPLSATPDARPGDEPERPAAAPGPVPERPADAERRLRDARRRVRRSLLVALGAPAGLGLVLSLVYYPMATAGTVLDRETFEGMRLGATRAELPGLPRRQLDRPAGVDRAGCEYYTDGNFPLAQPTWRLCFVAGRLTSKERINQ; encoded by the coding sequence GTGACCAGGTGGAAGGTGCCGCGCCGGATCCGGCAGGCGATCGCCGACCGGCCGGCCGCCGCGCGTGACGTGCTCCTCTGGGCGGTGGTCGCCGCGCCGCTCGCGTACCCCCGGGTCACCCCGCCCCACTCGTGGCGCTCGCTGTCGCTGCTCGCCGCCGTGCTGCTGGTGGTCGCGGTGGCGGTGGCGGTGAGCCGTCACCGGCCGCTCGCCGCCCTGGTGCTGGTGGTGCTCGGCTCCCTCGCCGACGGCAACTTCGTCTTCGCGATCCCCGTGTTCAGTTACCTGACCGGGCGGCGCAGCGCGACCGCCGGGCCGGCCGCCGTGGCGTTCGCGCTCATCGCGGCCGGTGGCACCGCGCTCAACCTCGGGTTGCTGGGCACCGGCGCCGCGACGTGGTTCCTGCTCGCCTCGGTGCTGCTGTTCGCCGGGGTGTTCCCGTGGCTCGTCGGCCGGCACCGACGGCAGCAGCAGGAGCTGGCGGAGGCCGGCCGGCGGCACGCCGCCGCGCTGGTCCGGGAGGAACGCGGCGTCGCCGAACGGATCCGGCTGCGGGAGCGGGCCCGGATCGCCCAGGAGATGCACGACTCGCTCGGCCACGACCTGAGCCTGATCGCCTTGCGCGCCGCCGCCCTGGAGGTCGCCGCCGACCTGGACCCGCGGCACCGGGCCGCGGCGGGGGAGCTGCGGGCCAGCGTCGGCGCCGCCACCGAACGGCTGCACGAGATCATCGGGCTGCTCCGGGAGGAGGGCGGTCGGAGCCCCACCCGGCCGTCCGACGAGGGCGTCGACGACCTCGTCGAGGGGGCCCGGGAGGCGGGCATGACCGTACGGCTGGAGATGGCGCCCGGCGCGACCGAGTTGCCGGCGCTGGCCGGGTACGCCGCGCACCGGGTGGTCCGGGAGGCGCTGACCAACGCGGCCCGGTACGCGCCCGGCGCGCCGGTCGACGTGCGGCTCGCCCGCACCGGCGACCGGGTCGAGGTGGCCGTGGTCAACGCCCCGCCGGCCGCCGCGCCGCTGCCCGGCCCACCGTCGCACGGCAGCGGGCTGCTGGCGCTCGCCGAGCGCGTACGCCTCGCCGGCGGAACCCTCGACGCGGGCCCGCGGGACGGCGGTGGTTTCGCGGTGCGGGCCCGGCTACCGCTCAGCGCGACGCCCGACGCCCGACCCGGCGACGAGCCGGAGCGGCCGGCGGCGGCCCCGGGGCCGGTCCCGGAGCGGCCCGCCGACGCCGAACGGCGGCTGCGCGACGCCCGCCGGCGGGTCCGGCGCAGCCTGCTCGTGGCGCTCGGCGCGCCGGCCGGGCTCGGGCTGGTGCTGTCCCTCGTCTACTACCCGATGGCGACCGCGGGCACCGTACTCGACCGGGAGACGTTCGAGGGGATGCGGTTGGGCGCCACCCGCGCGGAGCTGCCCGGACTGCCCCGCCGGCAGCTCGACCGGCCGGCCGGCGTCGACCGGGCCGGCTGCGAGTACTACACCGACGGGAACTTCCCGCTGGCCCAGCCCACGTGGCGACTCTGCTTCGTCGCGGGCCGGCTGACGAGCAAGGAGCGGATCAACCAGTGA
- the bioD gene encoding dethiobiotin synthase codes for MVVTGTDTEVGKTVVTAAITAAAHTAGLRVAVVKPGQTGTATGEPGDADAVQRLAAPLTARTLASYPDPLAPLTAARVAELEPLELYTAVDAVREEADKHDLVLVEGAGGLLVPMGLRPSGEPWTIADLAVSLGAPAVVVARAGLGTLNHTALTLEALDRRAVPAGVVIGAWPSAPELVHWTNLGDLLPNLLGALPAGAGAMDPGVFRRSAPGWLTPALHGVLDDWRAWAEEIG; via the coding sequence GTGGTGGTCACCGGCACCGACACCGAGGTGGGCAAGACGGTCGTGACCGCGGCGATCACCGCCGCCGCGCACACCGCCGGGCTGCGGGTCGCCGTGGTCAAACCCGGCCAGACCGGTACGGCCACCGGCGAGCCCGGCGATGCCGACGCCGTGCAGCGGCTGGCCGCCCCGCTCACCGCCCGGACGCTGGCCAGCTATCCCGACCCGCTCGCCCCGCTCACCGCTGCCCGGGTGGCCGAGCTGGAGCCGCTGGAGCTCTACACCGCCGTCGACGCCGTCCGGGAAGAGGCGGACAAGCACGACCTGGTGCTGGTGGAGGGGGCCGGCGGTCTGCTCGTCCCGATGGGGCTGCGCCCGTCCGGGGAGCCCTGGACGATCGCCGACCTGGCCGTCTCGTTGGGCGCGCCCGCGGTGGTGGTGGCCCGGGCCGGGCTGGGCACGCTCAACCACACCGCGTTGACCCTGGAGGCGTTGGACCGCCGTGCCGTTCCCGCCGGCGTGGTCATCGGCGCGTGGCCGTCCGCGCCGGAGCTGGTGCACTGGACCAACCTGGGTGACCTGCTGCCGAACCTGCTCGGCGCGCTGCCCGCCGGGGCCGGCGCGATGGACCCCGGGGTGTTCCGGCGGTCCGCGCCGGGCTGGCTCACCCCGGCGCTGCACGGGGTGCTCGACGACTGGCGCGCGTGGGCCGAGGAGATCGGCTGA
- a CDS encoding 8-amino-7-oxononanoate synthase → MADWLAALDRRADLRAKAGLTRRLHARAADETVTDLAGNDYLGLATHPEVTAAAARALSAYGLGATGSRLVRGSTDAHHALEDALADWIGTDRALVFSSGYLANLGALRALVQPRTLLVSDAHNHASLIDGCRISGAETVVTPHADVTAVADALAAAPGRPAVVVTESIFSVDGDLAPLARLHAVARRHGALLLVDDAHALGVTGPGGAGAVAAAGLAGEPDVVVTATLSKALGGAGGLVAGPAEFVRHLVETGRTFIFDTALPPAVAAGVHTAVGLARAGDHLRAELAERAARAVARLAAAGLTVSAPDAGVISVTAPGPEAATAWAADCRDRGVAVGCFRPPSTPDTRSRLRLTVNAGVPRADFERALEVIVEVAP, encoded by the coding sequence GTGGCGGACTGGCTGGCGGCGCTCGACCGCCGCGCCGACCTGCGGGCCAAGGCGGGGCTGACCCGGCGGTTGCACGCGCGCGCCGCCGACGAAACGGTCACCGACCTGGCCGGCAACGACTACCTGGGCCTGGCCACCCACCCGGAGGTCACCGCCGCGGCCGCGCGGGCCCTGTCGGCGTACGGGCTGGGCGCCACCGGGTCGCGGCTGGTGCGCGGCTCCACCGACGCCCACCACGCGCTGGAGGACGCGCTCGCCGACTGGATCGGCACCGACCGCGCGCTGGTGTTCTCCTCCGGCTACCTGGCCAACCTCGGCGCGCTGCGCGCCCTCGTCCAGCCCCGCACGCTGCTCGTCTCCGACGCGCACAACCACGCCTCGCTGATCGACGGCTGCCGGATCTCCGGCGCCGAGACGGTCGTCACCCCGCACGCCGACGTGACCGCCGTCGCCGACGCCCTCGCGGCGGCCCCCGGACGACCCGCGGTGGTCGTCACCGAGTCGATCTTCTCCGTTGACGGGGACCTCGCCCCGCTCGCCCGTCTGCACGCGGTCGCCCGCCGGCACGGCGCGCTGCTCCTGGTCGACGACGCGCACGCGCTCGGCGTGACCGGGCCGGGCGGTGCCGGCGCCGTCGCCGCCGCCGGGCTGGCCGGCGAGCCGGACGTGGTGGTGACCGCCACCCTCTCCAAGGCGCTGGGCGGCGCCGGCGGGCTGGTCGCCGGGCCGGCCGAGTTCGTCCGGCACCTGGTGGAGACCGGTCGGACCTTCATCTTCGACACCGCGCTGCCGCCCGCGGTCGCCGCCGGGGTGCACACCGCCGTCGGCCTGGCCCGGGCCGGCGACCACCTGCGTGCCGAGCTGGCCGAGCGGGCCGCTCGCGCGGTGGCCCGGCTGGCCGCCGCCGGCCTGACCGTCTCCGCCCCGGACGCGGGCGTGATCTCGGTGACGGCCCCCGGTCCGGAGGCGGCGACCGCGTGGGCCGCGGACTGCCGTGACCGGGGCGTGGCGGTCGGCTGCTTCCGGCCGCCGTCCACCCCGGACACCCGCTCCCGGCTGCGGCTGACCGTCAACGCGGGCGTGCCGCGGGCGGATTTCGAGCGGGCGCTGGAGGTCATCGTGGAGGTCGCACCGTGA
- the bioB gene encoding biotin synthase BioB, translating into MPEILDQARTQVLGDGVGLDQAGVLAVLTLPDEHLPAALQLAHEVRMRWCGPEVEVEGIVSLKTGGCPEDCHFCSQSGLFTSPVRSVWLDIPSLVEAAKQTAATGATEFCIVAAVRGPDARLMKQMREGVAAIKAEVDIQVAASLGMLTQEQVDELVDMGVHRYNHNLETCRSHFPNVVTTHSWEERWETLRMVRDSGMEVCCGGILGLGESVEQRAEFAAQLAELDPHEVPLNFLNPRPGTPLGDQPVVEGKDALRAIAAFRLAMPRTILRYAGGREITLGDLGTREGLLGGVNAVIVGNYLTTLGRPATEDLALLEDLKMPVKALSATL; encoded by the coding sequence ATGCCAGAGATCCTCGACCAGGCCCGCACCCAGGTCCTGGGTGACGGCGTCGGCCTCGACCAGGCCGGCGTCCTCGCCGTGCTCACCCTGCCCGACGAGCACCTGCCCGCCGCCCTTCAGCTCGCCCACGAGGTGCGGATGCGCTGGTGCGGCCCGGAGGTCGAGGTCGAGGGAATCGTCTCGCTGAAGACCGGCGGCTGCCCGGAGGACTGCCACTTCTGCTCGCAGTCCGGCCTGTTCACCTCGCCGGTGCGTTCGGTCTGGCTGGACATCCCCTCGCTCGTGGAGGCGGCCAAGCAGACCGCCGCCACCGGGGCGACCGAGTTCTGCATCGTGGCCGCGGTCCGTGGTCCGGACGCCCGGCTGATGAAGCAGATGCGGGAGGGCGTCGCCGCCATCAAGGCGGAGGTCGACATCCAGGTCGCCGCCTCGCTCGGCATGCTCACCCAGGAGCAGGTCGACGAGCTGGTCGACATGGGTGTGCACCGCTACAACCACAACCTGGAGACCTGCCGCTCCCACTTCCCCAACGTGGTCACCACCCACAGCTGGGAGGAGCGCTGGGAGACGCTGCGGATGGTCCGCGACTCCGGCATGGAGGTCTGCTGCGGCGGCATCCTGGGCCTGGGCGAGAGCGTCGAGCAGCGCGCCGAGTTCGCCGCGCAGCTCGCCGAGCTGGACCCGCACGAGGTGCCGCTCAACTTCCTCAACCCGCGCCCGGGCACCCCGCTGGGGGACCAGCCGGTGGTGGAGGGCAAGGACGCGCTGCGCGCGATCGCCGCGTTCCGGCTGGCCATGCCGCGCACCATCCTGCGCTACGCGGGTGGCCGCGAGATCACCCTCGGCGACCTGGGCACCCGCGAGGGCCTGTTGGGCGGGGTCAACGCGGTGATCGTCGGCAACTACCTGACCACCCTGGGTCGGCCCGCCACCGAGGACCTGGCCCTGCTGGAGGACCTGAAGATGCCGGTCAAGGCGCTGTCCGCGACGCTGTGA
- the bsaP gene encoding biotin synthase auxiliary protein BsaP yields MSDAAGLAVPNGTASAPPWCDRCGEALAAGGHDACARARALEPPRFCAHCRRRMKVQVLPVGWAAVCVAHGEIRG; encoded by the coding sequence GTGAGCGACGCTGCGGGGTTGGCGGTGCCGAACGGCACCGCATCGGCGCCACCCTGGTGTGACCGCTGCGGTGAGGCACTGGCGGCCGGCGGGCACGACGCGTGCGCCCGGGCCCGGGCGTTGGAGCCGCCACGGTTCTGCGCGCACTGCCGTCGCCGGATGAAGGTGCAGGTGCTCCCGGTCGGCTGGGCCGCGGTCTGCGTGGCGCACGGCGAGATCCGGGGCTGA
- a CDS encoding GNAT family N-acetyltransferase — protein MAELRGRAVTLRPATVADVATLAAIRAIPAVRRWWRGGDDLAAAVSADLADEDLMVYAIDYEGRVVGAVQWYAEEDPDYRHASLDIFLDPEVHGRGLGQDAIRTLVRHLVEAYGHHRFTIDPAAANTPAIRSYAKVGFRPVGVLRRYERGADGQWHDGLLMDLLADELVD, from the coding sequence ATGGCGGAGCTGCGGGGGCGGGCGGTGACGCTGCGGCCGGCCACCGTGGCCGACGTCGCGACCCTCGCGGCGATCCGCGCCATCCCGGCGGTCCGCCGCTGGTGGCGCGGCGGCGACGACCTCGCCGCCGCGGTGAGCGCCGACCTCGCCGACGAGGACCTGATGGTGTACGCGATCGACTACGAGGGGCGCGTCGTCGGCGCGGTCCAGTGGTACGCCGAGGAGGACCCGGACTACCGGCACGCCAGCCTGGACATCTTCCTCGACCCGGAGGTGCACGGCCGGGGCCTCGGCCAGGACGCGATCCGCACGCTGGTCCGGCACCTGGTCGAGGCGTACGGGCATCACCGCTTCACGATCGACCCGGCGGCGGCGAACACGCCGGCCATCCGCAGCTACGCCAAGGTGGGCTTCCGGCCGGTCGGTGTGCTGCGCCGCTACGAGCGCGGCGCGGACGGGCAGTGGCACGACGGCCTGCTCATGGACCTGCTCGCCGACGAGCTGGTGGACTGA
- a CDS encoding low temperature requirement protein A, with the protein MSRVPRSRPVLVEESHRATIFEVFFDLVLVFALTRLIDFMAGDPSALTLFQGFLLVLWFWYAWSCYTWLGNLTRADVGLVRAVMTVAMAAIFVAALVIPDAWRAAGAARGASLTLAAAYLLVRALHLALMFHVGAGDPRYRRQAARFATSTALAWVPLVIGAVFGGTAQTVLWVVAFAVDYGGGRVVTAASLGEVRSASHFAERHNLVLIIALGESLISVGAGAGSAVIRPPVLVAALLGFAVTVCLWWLYFDDAAPAAARVLADAPRHTRRRQQLASDAYTLAHLPLIAGVIYVALGIHEVLAQVAEYAGHAARERLGWGPGVVLYGGAAIYLFGRHLFLRVTVGAAPVRLVAAAVALLLIPVARLLPALAAMALLTVFLVALAAEERWRRSTPAGP; encoded by the coding sequence ATGAGCCGTGTCCCCCGGTCCCGGCCGGTGCTGGTGGAGGAGTCGCACCGGGCCACGATCTTCGAGGTCTTCTTCGACCTCGTCCTGGTCTTCGCCCTCACCCGGCTCATCGACTTCATGGCGGGCGACCCGAGCGCGCTGACCCTGTTCCAGGGGTTCCTGCTGGTGCTGTGGTTCTGGTACGCGTGGAGCTGCTACACCTGGCTGGGCAACCTGACCCGCGCCGACGTGGGGCTGGTGCGGGCCGTCATGACGGTGGCGATGGCGGCCATCTTCGTGGCCGCGCTGGTGATCCCGGACGCGTGGCGGGCCGCGGGCGCGGCGAGGGGCGCGTCGCTGACGCTGGCGGCCGCATACCTCCTGGTCCGGGCGCTGCACCTCGCGCTGATGTTCCACGTCGGGGCGGGTGATCCGCGCTACCGCCGGCAGGCGGCACGCTTCGCCACCTCGACGGCCCTGGCCTGGGTGCCGCTGGTCATCGGCGCGGTGTTCGGCGGCACCGCGCAGACCGTGCTGTGGGTCGTGGCGTTCGCGGTCGACTACGGCGGAGGCCGGGTCGTCACCGCCGCCAGCCTCGGCGAGGTACGCAGCGCGTCCCACTTCGCCGAACGCCACAACCTCGTGCTGATCATCGCGCTCGGCGAGTCGCTGATCTCGGTGGGCGCCGGGGCCGGGTCGGCGGTGATCCGCCCGCCCGTGCTGGTCGCCGCGCTGCTCGGCTTCGCGGTGACCGTGTGCCTGTGGTGGCTCTACTTCGACGACGCGGCACCGGCAGCGGCCCGGGTGCTGGCCGACGCGCCGCGGCACACCCGGCGGCGGCAGCAGTTGGCCTCGGACGCGTACACGTTGGCGCACCTGCCGTTGATCGCCGGGGTCATCTACGTGGCGCTGGGCATCCACGAGGTCCTGGCGCAGGTCGCGGAGTACGCGGGGCACGCCGCCCGGGAGCGGTTGGGCTGGGGTCCCGGCGTCGTCCTGTACGGCGGTGCCGCGATCTACCTGTTCGGCCGGCACCTGTTCCTGCGGGTGACCGTCGGCGCGGCACCGGTGCGTCTGGTCGCCGCCGCGGTGGCGCTGCTCCTGATCCCGGTGGCCCGTCTCCTGCCCGCCCTGGCGGCGATGGCTCTGCTCACCGTCTTCCTCGTCGCGCTGGCCGCCGAGGAGCGGTGGCGTCGGTCCACACCGGCCGGTCCCTGA
- a CDS encoding aldehyde dehydrogenase family protein: MALRLADGTAWSDTLARAVAATPEAFGAPVDGVTTLHNLVEGEWRAVGAPTPTRTPVDNTVLINLARLDADTARAAVAYAAGAHRDWADTPLAERKARVSAAVAALTDHRDLLALLLVWEIGKPWRLACADVDRALDGVRWYVDEIDRMLDGGREPLPGPVSNIASWNYPMSVLVHAELVQLLAGNAVIAKTPSQGGAVCLTVAHALMRRAGLPATLVSGGGEELSEVLVRAPEIGAVAFVGGRSNGGKVAAALLDSDKRHFIEQEGLNAWGIWNFSQWDLLAAHLKKGFEYGKQRCTAYPRFVVQRDLVDEFLDMYLPVVRSVRFGHPLAVGDDWSAGDPLPELDFGPLISAAKADELRRKVDEAVRGGAVPLHRGKLTGAPFLDGQDTSAYVAPSVLLAPPGRSRLMHAEPFGPVDTIVVVDTTDELLAAMNASNGALVASLACDDEDEAAKLAVDLQAFKVGINKPRSRGDRDEPFGGRGASWKGAFVGGDLLVQAVTQGGDERLYGNFPDYNRYPNT, translated from the coding sequence ATGGCCCTACGACTCGCCGACGGCACCGCCTGGTCCGACACCCTCGCCCGCGCGGTCGCCGCCACCCCGGAGGCGTTCGGCGCCCCCGTCGACGGCGTCACCACGCTGCACAACCTGGTCGAGGGCGAGTGGCGGGCGGTCGGCGCACCGACGCCGACCCGCACCCCGGTGGACAACACCGTCCTGATCAACCTCGCCCGGCTCGACGCGGACACCGCCCGCGCCGCCGTCGCGTACGCCGCCGGGGCCCACCGCGACTGGGCCGACACCCCGCTGGCCGAGCGCAAGGCCCGCGTCTCCGCGGCGGTGGCCGCGCTCACCGACCACCGCGATCTGCTCGCGCTGCTGCTGGTCTGGGAGATCGGCAAGCCGTGGCGGCTGGCCTGCGCCGACGTGGACCGCGCGCTGGACGGCGTCCGCTGGTACGTCGACGAGATCGACCGGATGCTCGACGGCGGGCGGGAGCCACTGCCCGGGCCGGTCAGCAACATCGCCTCCTGGAACTACCCGATGAGCGTCCTCGTGCACGCCGAGCTGGTGCAGCTGCTCGCCGGCAACGCCGTCATCGCCAAGACCCCGTCGCAGGGCGGCGCCGTCTGCCTCACCGTCGCGCACGCGCTGATGCGCCGCGCCGGGCTGCCCGCGACGCTGGTCTCCGGCGGCGGCGAGGAGCTGTCCGAAGTGCTGGTGCGGGCCCCCGAGATCGGCGCGGTCGCCTTCGTCGGCGGCCGGTCCAACGGCGGCAAGGTGGCCGCCGCGCTGCTCGACTCCGACAAGCGCCACTTCATCGAGCAGGAGGGGCTGAACGCCTGGGGCATCTGGAACTTCTCCCAGTGGGACCTGCTCGCCGCGCACCTGAAGAAGGGCTTCGAGTACGGCAAGCAGCGCTGCACCGCGTACCCCCGGTTCGTCGTCCAGCGCGACCTGGTCGACGAGTTCCTCGACATGTACCTGCCGGTCGTCCGCTCGGTCCGGTTCGGCCACCCGCTCGCGGTCGGCGACGACTGGTCGGCCGGTGACCCGCTGCCCGAGCTGGACTTCGGACCGCTGATCAGCGCGGCCAAGGCCGACGAGCTGCGCCGCAAGGTGGACGAGGCGGTCCGCGGCGGCGCGGTGCCGCTGCACCGGGGCAAGCTGACCGGGGCGCCGTTCCTCGACGGGCAGGACACCTCCGCCTATGTGGCGCCGTCGGTGCTGCTCGCCCCGCCCGGCCGGTCCCGGCTCATGCACGCCGAACCGTTCGGACCCGTCGACACGATCGTCGTGGTGGACACCACCGACGAGCTGCTGGCCGCGATGAACGCCTCCAACGGCGCGCTGGTCGCCTCCCTCGCCTGCGACGACGAGGACGAGGCGGCGAAGCTGGCCGTGGACCTCCAGGCGTTCAAGGTGGGCATCAACAAGCCGCGCTCGCGGGGCGACCGCGACGAGCCGTTCGGCGGCCGGGGCGCCTCCTGGAAGGGCGCCTTCGTCGGCGGCGACCTGCTGGTGCAGGCGGTCACCCAGGGCGGCGACGAGCGCCTCTACGGCAACTTCCCCGACTACAACCGCTACCCGAACACCTGA
- a CDS encoding GNAT family N-acetyltransferase → MTLWRIRATVDDRPGYLSVLTASLALRGVNILTVQVHTTERGAVDDFLVDAPDAIGEADLVAAVERGRGRDCWVARSEARGLADQPTRVLGLASRLVRDPDATGEVLGALLGADAVTWRPDTLPDAGISDTTMRLADPGGGSYTLRRAAPSFTPAEYARAQALVELATTVVRRAAEQVTLVLPDGAELTVRPAVADDLPGVLDLHEACSARSRHRRYLGGSAPTPARLRRLLEPARGHTLVAATTGSDGSTESLVAMANLLGEGDEAEVALLVRDDWQRRGLGSALLRRLARHADQAGYAALVLHVQAENGPMLRTVRRLDRPTTTDRDGPLVTLTVPLPAPTPAHH, encoded by the coding sequence ATGACGCTGTGGCGGATCCGAGCCACCGTGGACGACCGGCCGGGCTACCTGTCGGTCCTCACGGCGAGCCTCGCGTTGCGCGGGGTCAACATCCTGACCGTGCAGGTGCACACGACCGAGCGGGGCGCGGTCGACGACTTCCTCGTCGACGCGCCCGACGCGATCGGCGAGGCCGACCTGGTGGCGGCCGTCGAGCGGGGCCGGGGCCGGGACTGCTGGGTGGCGCGCAGCGAGGCGCGCGGCCTGGCCGACCAGCCGACCCGGGTGCTCGGGCTGGCCAGCCGACTGGTCCGGGACCCGGACGCGACCGGTGAGGTGCTGGGCGCCCTCCTCGGCGCGGACGCGGTGACCTGGCGGCCGGACACCCTCCCGGACGCCGGGATCAGCGACACCACGATGCGACTGGCCGACCCGGGCGGCGGCTCCTACACGCTCCGCCGGGCGGCGCCCAGCTTCACGCCCGCCGAGTACGCCCGGGCGCAGGCGCTGGTGGAGCTGGCGACGACCGTGGTGCGCCGGGCCGCCGAGCAGGTCACGCTCGTGCTGCCCGACGGCGCCGAGCTGACCGTACGGCCGGCGGTCGCCGACGACCTGCCCGGCGTACTCGACCTGCACGAGGCCTGCTCGGCGCGCAGCCGGCACCGCCGTTACCTGGGCGGGTCCGCGCCGACGCCGGCCCGACTGCGGCGACTGCTGGAACCGGCCCGCGGCCACACCCTCGTCGCGGCGACCACCGGCTCCGACGGGTCGACGGAGTCGCTGGTCGCGATGGCGAACCTGCTCGGTGAGGGCGACGAGGCCGAGGTGGCGTTGCTGGTGCGCGACGACTGGCAGCGGCGCGGTCTCGGGTCGGCCCTGCTGCGCCGGCTGGCGCGGCACGCCGACCAGGCCGGCTACGCGGCCCTGGTGCTGCACGTCCAGGCCGAGAACGGCCCGATGCTGCGGACCGTACGCCGGCTGGACCGCCCGACCACCACGGACCGCGACGGCCCCCTGGTCACCCTGACGGTCCCCCTACCCGCCCCCACCCCCGCCCACCACTGA
- a CDS encoding ACT domain-containing protein has protein sequence MLLRVRVTLPDRPGTLGQVARTLGVSGADIVQVVVLERLGGRAVDDFTVVWPGAARVERLLAGLAAIPGVRVDGVWRAIGAPTTTGQDAELLAQVAGNPADGLATLVDAVPGLLAADWAVAAVVPVDWASRGGGGEATVGHASWRAPVPPPLPEVTPLRARSMTMPDGTHYAIAPFGRAGLVLVVAREHSDPLTAAAFHSTEVDRLAQLVRASAVILGDRLDLVGAPPVVAG, from the coding sequence ATGTTGCTGCGAGTTCGGGTCACCCTGCCGGACCGTCCCGGAACCCTCGGTCAGGTGGCCCGCACGCTGGGCGTGTCCGGTGCGGACATCGTTCAGGTCGTGGTCCTGGAGCGGCTCGGCGGGCGGGCGGTCGACGACTTCACCGTGGTGTGGCCCGGCGCGGCCCGCGTCGAGCGGCTGCTCGCCGGCCTGGCGGCCATCCCCGGCGTACGCGTGGACGGGGTGTGGCGGGCGATCGGCGCGCCCACCACCACCGGCCAGGACGCCGAACTGCTGGCCCAGGTGGCCGGCAACCCGGCCGACGGGCTGGCGACGCTGGTCGACGCCGTACCCGGTCTGCTCGCCGCCGACTGGGCGGTCGCCGCGGTCGTGCCGGTCGACTGGGCGTCCCGGGGCGGTGGCGGCGAGGCGACCGTGGGGCACGCGAGCTGGCGGGCTCCCGTCCCGCCGCCGCTGCCGGAGGTGACCCCGCTGCGCGCCCGGTCGATGACCATGCCCGACGGCACCCACTACGCCATCGCGCCGTTCGGCCGCGCCGGCCTCGTGCTGGTGGTGGCCCGCGAGCACTCCGACCCGCTCACCGCCGCCGCGTTCCACTCGACCGAGGTCGATCGCCTCGCCCAGCTGGTCCGGGCGAGCGCCGTCATCCTCGGCGACCGGCTCGACCTGGTCGGGGCGCCGCCGGTGGTCGCCGGCTGA